In Micromonospora cremea, the genomic window CCGGGTCACCCTGCCGCTGCTCTGGGACACCCTCCAGGTCGCCTGGGTCTACCTGGGCATCGCGGCGTTCGACGCGTTCGCCATCGTCGCGGTGCTCTCGGTGGACGGTGGCGGCCCGGACGGCGCCACGACGGTCCTGGCCATGGAGATCTACCGCAACGCCTTCGTCTACTCGAAGTACGGCTACGCCTCCGCGATGGGTGTGGCGCTCTTCTTCCTGACCCTCACGTTCGCGGCGCTGACGCTGCGGCTCACCAAGCGGGAAAGCGTGGAGTACTGATGACGCAGTCGACGCTGCCGCCGACGCCGGCGGCGCTACCGCCGAAGACCGGCGACCCGGGTGCCTCCGGCGGGCGGGGCGGAAGAGCCCCCACTCGGAGGCGCGGCTCTTCGCCGGCCTGGGGCACATCGCGCTCGCCGTGTGGGCGGTGATCGTGATCGTGCCGATCCTCTGGACCTTCCTCGCCGCGTTCAAGAACACCACCGAGATCTTCAGCAGCCCGTGGACGCTCCCCGCGGAGCTGCGCTGGGAGAACTTCAGCCGGGCCTGGACCACCGCGCACGTCGGCCGGTACTTCATCAACAGCGTCATCGTGGTCGGATGCAGCACCTTCGGCACCATGCTGCTCGGCTCGATGGCGGCGTACGTGCTGGCCCGATACAAGTTCTGGGGCAACCGGGCGATCTACTACCTCTTCGTCTCCGGACTGGCCTTCCCGGTCTTCCTGGCCCTGGTGCCGCTCTTCTTCGTGGTGAAGAACCTGGGCCTGCTGGACACCCACACCGGGGTGGTGCTGTCTACATCGCGTACTCGCTCGTTCACGATCTTCTTCCTGCGCGTTCTCAAGACGCTGCCGTCGTCGGTGGCGAGGCGGGTTGATCGACGGCTGTGGCACACCCGCTGTTCTTCCAGGTCATGATGCCGATGGCGAAGCGGCCTGATCAGCGTCGCGATCTTCAACATCATCGGTCAGTGGGCGCAGTACCAACTTCCCCTGGTGCTGCTCAGCAACGCGAAGGACAAGTGGTGCTCACCCAGGGCATCGCGGACATCTCAGTGAACGCGGCTACGAGGCGGACTGGTCGGGCTGTTCGCTGGTGACCGATGATCTCCGAGATCATCGTGTACGCGGCGAACCAGCCGACCAGTCCGCTCGTACCGCGTTCACTGAGATGTCCGCGATGCCTGGGTGAGCACCCACTTGTCTTCGCGTTGCTGAGCAGCACCAGGGGAAGTTGGTACTGCGCCCACTGACCGATGATGTTGAAGATCGGACGCTGATCAGGCCCGGCTTCGCCATCGGCATCATGACTGGAAGAACAGCCGGTGTGCCCACAGCCGTCGATCAACCCGCCTCGGCCACCGACGACGGCAGCGTCTTGAAGAACGCGGCCAGGAAGAAGATCGTGAACGGCAGCGAGTACGCGATGTAGACCAGCACCACCCCGGTGTGGGTGTCCAGCAGGCCCAGGTTCTTCACCACGAAGAAGAGCGGCACCAGGGCCAGGAAGACCGGGAAGGCCAGTCCGGAGACGAAGAGGTAGTAGATCGCCCGGTTGCCCCAGAACTTGTATCGGGCCAGCACGTACGCCGCCATCGAGCCGAGCAGCATGGTGCCGAAGGTGCTGCATCCGACCACGATGACGCTGTTGATGAAGTACCGGCCGACGTGCGCGGTGGTCCAGGCCCGGCTGAAGTTCTCCCAGCGCAGCTCCGCGGGGAGCGTCCACGGGCTGCTGAAGATCTCGGTGGTGTTCTTGAACGCGGCGAGGAAGGTCCAGAGGATCGGCACGATCACGATCACCGCCCACACGGCGAGCGCGATGTGCCCCAGGCCGGCGAAGAGCCGCGCCTCCGAGTGGGGGCTCTTCCGCCCCCGCCCGCCGGAGGCACCCGGGTCGCCGGTCTTCGGCGGTAGCGCCGCCGGCGTCGGCGGCAGCGTCGACTGCGTCATCAGTACTCCACGCTTTCCCGCTTGGTGAGCCGCAGCGTCAGCGCCGCGAACGTGAGGGTCAGGAAGAAGAGCGCCACACCCATCGCGGAGGCGTAGCCGTACTTCGAGTAGACGAAGGCGTTGCGGTAGATCTCCATGGCCAGGACCGTCGTGGCGCCGTCCGGGCCGCCACCGTCCACCGAGAGCACCGCGACGATGGCGAACGCGTCGAACGCCGCGATGCCCAGGTAGACCCAGGCGACCTGGAGGTGTCCCAGAGCAGCGGCAGGGTGACCCGGAAGAAGAGCGTCACCTTGGTCGCCCCGTCCATCTCGGCGGCCTCGTAGATCTCACCCGGGATGGAGGCCATCCCCGCCGAGAAGAGCACCACGTAGAAGCCGACCGCCTGCCAGACCAGCACCGCGATGATCGACCAGAGGGCCAGGTTCGGCCGGATCAGGAAGAGCACCGGATCGAAGCCGAGCTTCATCAGCACGCCGTTGATCAGACCGGACTCGTTGGGCCGGTAGACCATCTGGAACAGCACCGCGATGATGGCCACCGCCAGGACCTGGGGAAGAAGAACACCACCCGGTAGAACTTCGCCCCCCAGACCCCCTGGCGTTGCCCGCCGCTGCTCTTGCCGCCCACGTTGAGCAGGAACGAGAAGAACAGGGCGATGGCGATGGTGATCAGCGGCAGGGCAAGCAGCAGTACGCCGTGGTGCTGGACCGCCTTCCAGAAGCTGCCGTCGTCGAACAGCCTCCGGTAGTTGTCGAAGCCCACCCACTGCGGGGCCGACAGCCCCCGCCAGTTGGTCATCGAGATCTGGAACGCCTGCGCGTACGGCGCGATGACGAAGACCACGTACAGCGTGACCGGGGCGAACAGGAACCCGATCACGAACGGATACTTGCCGTGCCGCATGACCCCTACGCTCCGATCAGCGCTTGAACTTGGTGACGGAGGAATCCTTCTTGATCGCGTCGGCGCGCTTCTGGATCCGCTCCACGAACGCGTCCGCCTTGATCCGACCGAACATCAGCTCGTTGGTGGCGGTCCGCGCCTCCGTGTCGAGCTCCTTGTACCAGTTGTCGAAGAGCATGTTGAACACGTCCTTGCCGGCTGCCTTCAGCGCGGCCTGAGCGCTGGCCACACCCGGCGGGAACTGGAAGCCCTCGCTGCCGGCCGGCACGACCGTGGCCGCACCGACGGTCTCGGTGAAGCCCCGGGCGCCCGCCTTGGAGAGCATCTGGCGCATGTACTCCATGCCACCACGCGGGTTCTTGCTCTTGGACGAGACGAAGTATCCCTCGCCACCGGCCGCCCGGATAGCGGCCGCCGGCAGCTTGTCCGACGCCGTGAGGCTGGGCACCGGCATGAGCTGGTAGGTGAAGCCCGCCGGCGTGTCCTTCTTCTGCTCGTTCTCCAGCCAGTCGCCGGACGGGTAGAAGGCGACCTTGCCCTGGTTCTGCCGCAGCTGCACGTCGGTGTGCTTGAGCCCCTCGAAGCTCTTGTCCGAGTACTTCGCGCCGATCTCGGCCCACGCCTCCGCGGCCTGCTTGACAGCGTCCTGCTTCCAGGCGCCGTCCTCCAGGTTGTCGATGTTCTTCAGAACGTCGGTGCCGCCGATCTTCGCGGCCTGGGTGAGGATCACGTTCCACTGGTAGTAGGCCGCGTTCGCCCCGGCGTAGCCGTACGGGGTGATGCCCTTGGCCTTGATCTGCTCGCAGAGCGCCTTGAACTGCTCCCAGTTGGTGGGCGCGGTCCAACCGTTGTCCTTGAAGAGCTTGCCCGAGTACCAGATCCCGTAGACCGTCGAGACGTAGTACAGGACGAACGGCTTGCGCCCCCCGTCGGCGGTGTTGAACATGCCCTGCTCGACAACGCCCGGGATGACGGTGTCGCGGACCTTCTTGCTCGGGTCGTCGACCGAAGGCGCGTCCCACAGCTCGGTGAGGTCCTGCAGCTGGCCGTCGTTGACGAGCGCACCGAAGTCGAGGAACTTCTCGCCCGAGTTGTTGACGAACTCCGGCGGGTTGCCGCCGGCGAACCGCGGCTGCAGCACCGTGGAGACCGCCTGGGTCGCCTGGTGCTTCACCTCGGACTTGGGGAACGCCTTCTTGTAGAGCGGCTCGTGCACGTCGGTGGCGTACTTCTCGCCGTAACCGCCGTTGAAGATGACCACCTCGATCGGGGCGTCCTCCTTGGCGCCCAGCGGGTTGGCCGCGCTCTTCGTGCCGCCGGAGACCTGCTCGTTCTTCTCGTCACCGCTGCTGGTGGCGCAGGCGCTGAGCAGGCCGATGGCCGGCGTGGCGAGCATGCCCACGGCGGCGGCGCGACGCAGCACCGTGCGGCGG contains:
- a CDS encoding carbohydrate ABC transporter permease, which gives rise to MWAVIVIVPILWTFLAAFKNTTEIFSSPWTLPAELRWENFSRAWTTAHVGRYFINSVIVVGCSTFGTMLLGSMAAYVLARYKFWGNRAIYYLFVSGLAFPVFLALVPLFFVVKNLGLLDTHTGVVLSTSRTRSFTIFFLRVLKTLPSSVARRVDRRLWHTRCSSRS
- a CDS encoding carbohydrate ABC transporter permease — encoded protein: MTQSTLPPTPAALPPKTGDPGASGGRGRKSPHSEARLFAGLGHIALAVWAVIVIVPILWTFLAAFKNTTEIFSSPWTLPAELRWENFSRAWTTAHVGRYFINSVIVVGCSTFGTMLLGSMAAYVLARYKFWGNRAIYYLFVSGLAFPVFLALVPLFFVVKNLGLLDTHTGVVLVYIAYSLPFTIFFLAAFFKTLPSSVAEAG
- the ngcE gene encoding N-acetylglucosamine/diacetylchitobiose ABC transporter substrate-binding protein; the encoded protein is MSITPEHPAELDRRTVLRRAAAVGMLATPAIGLLSACATSSGDEKNEQVSGGTKSAANPLGAKEDAPIEVVIFNGGYGEKYATDVHEPLYKKAFPKSEVKHQATQAVSTVLQPRFAGGNPPEFVNNSGEKFLDFGALVNDGQLQDLTELWDAPSVDDPSKKVRDTVIPGVVEQGMFNTADGGRKPFVLYYVSTVYGIWYSGKLFKDNGWTAPTNWEQFKALCEQIKAKGITPYGYAGANAAYYQWNVILTQAAKIGGTDVLKNIDNLEDGAWKQDAVKQAAEAWAEIGAKYSDKSFEGLKHTDVQLRQNQGKVAFYPSGDWLENEQKKDTPAGFTYQLMPVPSLTASDKLPAAAIRAAGGEGYFVSSKSKNPRGGMEYMRQMLSKAGARGFTETVGAATVVPAGSEGFQFPPGVASAQAALKAAGKDVFNMLFDNWYKELDTEARTATNELMFGRIKADAFVERIQKRADAIKKDSSVTKFKR